In a genomic window of Cytobacillus sp. FSL H8-0458:
- a CDS encoding response regulator transcription factor has product MKDIRVLIADDEKEIRDLLKKYIERELYLADVARDGEEALSLFEQNTYNLIILDLMMPKIDGIEVCRKLREKTNVPILMLTAKDHEADKIVGLSIGADDYITKPFSVNEVMARIKALMRRFLVLGSDSGKEEKPLLKYKDLSIDVKRYIVYISGKEITLTAKELELLKFMASNPEQVFTKAQLFRNVWGNNYLEDDNTVMVHIRKLRKKIEKDPSNPEFIQTVWGIGYKFVGEKDES; this is encoded by the coding sequence ATGAAAGACATTCGTGTCCTAATTGCTGATGATGAAAAAGAAATTAGAGATTTATTAAAAAAATATATTGAACGTGAACTATATTTAGCAGATGTGGCAAGGGATGGGGAGGAAGCCCTGTCTTTGTTTGAACAAAATACTTATAACCTGATAATATTGGACCTTATGATGCCAAAAATTGATGGAATTGAAGTATGCAGAAAACTAAGAGAAAAGACAAATGTGCCAATACTTATGCTTACTGCGAAGGACCATGAAGCTGACAAAATAGTAGGATTGAGTATTGGGGCAGATGATTATATTACAAAACCTTTTAGTGTAAATGAGGTTATGGCAAGAATTAAGGCACTAATGAGAAGATTTCTTGTTCTAGGCAGCGACAGTGGAAAAGAAGAGAAACCATTACTAAAATATAAAGATCTATCGATTGATGTGAAGAGATATATTGTATACATATCTGGAAAAGAAATAACACTTACTGCAAAAGAGTTAGAGTTACTCAAATTTATGGCATCAAATCCAGAACAGGTCTTTACAAAGGCTCAGTTATTCAGAAACGTTTGGGGCAATAATTACTTAGAAGATGATAATACCGTTATGGTTCACATAAGAAAGCTTAGAAAAAAAATAGAAAAGGATCCATCTAATCCGGAATTTATTCAAACTGTTTGGGGAATAGGATATAAATTTGTAGGTGAGAAAGATGAGTCATAG
- a CDS encoding sensor histidine kinase, translating into MSHRVTFLFFLQLTLIGTNLIYDWQNQDLNPFKIVTYVFLIGVTVILIVIQYKFYKNLKQIIHVVKRTLNGNLTTRILVNEASSTFIKMVFLINELIEKLEKIQVETIQTHAARKSLLSSISHDIRTPLTSIIGYLDAIKDDIAATEEEKKEYFNIVSKKSNNLKQLIDEIFNMAKLDADEIPLQQEIIDLSEIARELIIEYLPEIKKNELDINIIIPEKKCLIMVDRLSIDRSINNILKNAILYGKKGKKLGVEIIEKEKEYQLLIWDKGPGIQKTELDKVFERMYRGDQSRNSGLSGSGLGLSIAKALIEKNQGKIWVDSTPYIRTTFGIAFDKVKGKF; encoded by the coding sequence ATGAGTCATAGAGTCACTTTTCTTTTTTTTCTTCAGCTTACCCTGATTGGTACTAATCTAATATATGACTGGCAAAACCAAGATCTCAACCCATTTAAAATTGTTACCTATGTTTTTCTAATTGGTGTGACTGTAATACTTATTGTTATTCAGTACAAATTCTATAAAAATTTAAAGCAAATTATTCATGTGGTTAAGCGTACTTTAAATGGGAATTTAACGACAAGAATCTTAGTTAATGAAGCTTCTTCAACTTTTATCAAAATGGTTTTTTTAATAAATGAACTGATAGAAAAGCTAGAGAAAATACAGGTTGAGACCATTCAAACCCATGCAGCGAGAAAAAGCTTGTTATCCAGCATATCGCACGATATTCGCACACCGCTTACCTCAATTATAGGCTATTTAGATGCTATAAAAGATGATATAGCAGCTACTGAAGAAGAGAAAAAGGAATACTTTAACATTGTTTCAAAGAAGTCTAATAATTTAAAACAACTAATTGATGAAATATTTAATATGGCTAAACTGGATGCAGATGAAATTCCATTGCAACAAGAAATTATTGACTTATCTGAAATAGCCAGGGAACTAATAATCGAATATTTGCCGGAAATTAAAAAAAATGAATTAGATATAAATATAATTATCCCTGAAAAAAAGTGCCTTATAATGGTAGATCGGCTAAGTATCGATAGAAGTATTAATAATATCTTAAAAAACGCAATACTTTACGGGAAAAAAGGAAAAAAATTAGGGGTAGAGATTATAGAAAAGGAAAAAGAATACCAATTGCTAATTTGGGACAAGGGACCTGGGATACAAAAAACAGAATTAGATAAGGTGTTTGAGAGAATGTATAGAGGAGACCAGTCGAGAAACTCAGGACTTTCCGGAAGTGGTTTAGGGCTATCGATAGCCAAAGCATTAATCGAGAAAAATCAAGGGAAGATTTGGGTTGATAGTACCCCTTATATTAGGACTACATTTGGAATAGCGTTTGACAAAGTAAAAGGTAAGTTTTGA
- a CDS encoding GntR family transcriptional regulator, with protein sequence MNKNIAPVRISAKDYAYQEIKRRILKCEYKPNQPLAEEELAKELKISRTPLREAMQRLELEELVVRQTNGRLKVAPVSAQEVRELFLVRSMLEGIIAAEAAEKCTEQDVRQLSYFAHMIKETAQEGDMEAVSQFGSQFHTHLYEVSQNKTAVKILHQLNDHIMRYRRLAHFIDTKETSYEHEVILDFIAKKDKKNAEAMMKKHVLNAMEKAVTALEQSEDTMNESGN encoded by the coding sequence TTGAACAAGAATATAGCTCCAGTAAGGATTTCAGCAAAAGACTACGCCTATCAGGAAATAAAAAGGCGAATACTGAAGTGTGAATATAAACCAAATCAGCCCCTTGCGGAAGAGGAGCTGGCAAAAGAGCTGAAAATCAGCCGAACCCCTCTACGGGAAGCCATGCAAAGGCTTGAACTGGAGGAATTGGTCGTCAGACAGACGAATGGGAGGTTAAAAGTTGCACCCGTTTCAGCCCAGGAGGTAAGGGAGCTTTTTCTTGTTCGCAGCATGCTTGAAGGCATTATAGCTGCTGAAGCAGCAGAAAAGTGCACTGAACAGGATGTGAGACAACTATCGTATTTTGCTCACATGATCAAAGAAACAGCTCAAGAGGGAGACATGGAAGCTGTCAGCCAGTTTGGGAGCCAGTTTCATACACATCTTTATGAAGTAAGCCAGAATAAAACAGCTGTAAAGATACTGCACCAGCTTAATGATCATATTATGCGGTACAGGAGGCTCGCCCATTTTATCGATACAAAAGAGACCTCCTATGAGCACGAGGTCATCCTCGATTTTATAGCGAAAAAAGATAAAAAAAATGCTGAAGCTATGATGAAAAAGCATGTTTTAAATGCAATGGAGAAGGCCGTAACCGCTCTTGAACAATCTGAAGACACCATGAATGAGAGTGGAAACTAA
- a CDS encoding NAD/NADP octopine/nopaline dehydrogenase family protein, translated as MSFAVIGAGNTGQAIAGYLSLHGEEVKLYSRDSQKADRISSNGLSLKGVYSGKVSLKASAHLKEVTEEAEFIIITTIAAGHKPIFQQLKPLLKDHQTVAIFPGYWGAVECKNILGKTFEDKKITIAETSAMPFVSKADNNGTVHISKVKQNVLISSISNPANTPLSPKFLSTFPQLIPAKNVLETSINNTNVAIHAPMALFNASRIDASEEFLFYPQGVSRKTVSYIEKLDEERLSLAKVLGVETQDILTLLNTFYKTDFSSLYSALPALFPKGNGPASLEHRYVTEDIPYGLVPISELAKLAGKNTPYSDAIIETASLLTDRDFRKEGVNFSGLTREGIQALGGVIHS; from the coding sequence ATGTCGTTTGCAGTCATTGGGGCTGGCAACACAGGGCAAGCCATTGCAGGTTATCTGTCTTTACATGGAGAGGAGGTGAAATTATATAGCAGAGATTCCCAAAAAGCAGATAGGATTTCCAGTAACGGGCTTAGCTTAAAGGGAGTGTATTCAGGTAAAGTTTCATTAAAAGCTTCTGCCCATCTGAAGGAAGTTACGGAAGAAGCTGAATTTATCATTATCACAACGATCGCCGCCGGACACAAGCCCATTTTTCAGCAGCTAAAGCCTTTATTAAAAGACCATCAAACCGTGGCCATCTTCCCGGGGTATTGGGGAGCGGTCGAATGCAAAAACATCTTAGGCAAGACATTTGAAGATAAAAAAATAACGATTGCAGAGACAAGTGCCATGCCTTTTGTTAGCAAAGCAGACAATAATGGCACCGTCCATATCAGCAAAGTAAAGCAGAATGTACTAATTAGCTCTATTTCAAATCCCGCAAACACTCCGCTCTCACCAAAGTTCTTAAGCACTTTTCCGCAATTAATACCTGCAAAGAATGTCCTTGAAACTTCCATTAATAACACTAATGTTGCGATCCACGCACCAATGGCTTTATTTAATGCCAGCCGGATCGATGCTTCTGAAGAATTCTTATTCTATCCTCAAGGTGTCTCCCGAAAAACCGTATCATATATTGAGAAACTGGATGAGGAAAGATTGAGCTTAGCAAAGGTGCTGGGGGTAGAGACACAGGATATCCTGACATTATTAAATACCTTCTACAAAACGGACTTTTCTAGTCTGTATAGCGCTCTTCCTGCACTTTTCCCTAAAGGAAACGGACCTGCGTCACTGGAGCACAGGTATGTAACAGAAGATATTCCCTATGGACTTGTTCCGATATCGGAATTAGCAAAGTTAGCCGGAAAGAATACACCTTACTCAGACGCAATTATCGAAACAGCCTCACTGTTAACGGACAGGGATTTCCGAAAGGAAGGCGTTAATTTTAGCGGATTAACAAGGGAGGGGATACAAGCACTTGGAGGGGTTATTCACTCTTAA
- a CDS encoding energy-coupling factor transporter transmembrane component T family protein, with translation MAAIDFVSNLDEDTWVHKLDPRAKLFMILGFVIIPLLFMDPRYLTGILLLGMVLWFSARIKIKPILPLLVTILILAMSAIVFATFYNYNQPDAAVLFSIGSLQATDVGLYSGLILGYRIGIPCFMTIIIISTTDPALLAKGLMKMKVPINVAFMFLGTLRFFPLVFEELTNISNAQTIRGVNKKGLKGSWNSFKLAVFPLLINSLRKSRTMGLAVESKGFSKMAWKEYYQDMKLTKRDWLAIAVTILFFAAAIYIRYVLGLGGTNSIVYS, from the coding sequence TTGGCAGCCATTGACTTCGTATCAAATTTAGATGAAGACACTTGGGTTCATAAGCTGGATCCAAGGGCAAAGTTATTTATGATTTTGGGCTTTGTGATCATACCGCTTTTATTTATGGATCCTCGTTACTTAACAGGCATACTGCTCTTGGGAATGGTATTGTGGTTTTCGGCAAGAATCAAGATAAAACCGATTCTTCCTTTACTTGTGACCATCTTAATTCTGGCGATGTCAGCCATCGTGTTTGCGACCTTTTACAATTACAATCAGCCAGATGCAGCTGTTCTTTTCTCCATAGGCTCCCTTCAGGCAACAGATGTCGGCCTTTATTCAGGGTTAATCCTGGGGTATCGGATTGGCATTCCCTGTTTTATGACGATTATTATCATCTCCACAACAGACCCGGCTCTGCTGGCTAAAGGCCTGATGAAGATGAAGGTGCCGATCAACGTAGCATTCATGTTCCTTGGCACTTTACGGTTTTTCCCGCTGGTCTTTGAGGAACTTACGAACATTTCCAATGCGCAAACCATAAGAGGTGTTAATAAAAAAGGGCTGAAAGGCAGCTGGAACAGCTTTAAATTGGCTGTGTTTCCTCTATTAATAAACTCTTTGCGGAAAAGCCGGACAATGGGGCTGGCTGTTGAAAGCAAGGGCTTCAGCAAAATGGCCTGGAAAGAATACTATCAGGATATGAAATTAACAAAAAGAGATTGGCTGGCAATCGCTGTAACTATTCTATTCTTTGCTGCTGCCATCTATATTCGGTACGTTCTGGGACTGGGAGGGACCAATTCCATTGTTTACAGCTAA
- a CDS encoding ABC transporter ATP-binding protein — MAGNPIVDIKGLSFSYPGTEKNALADINLEINKGEFVLVCGTSGSGKTTLAKCLNGIIPHLAEGQVSGNIVINGKNTQQVPMHDLASEIGMVFQNPEDQIFSIRVEDEIAFGVECQGYQQGVIRERVHYALKKLRLENIKKQITFSLSGGQKQKVSIASNLAMLPSILILDDPTTDLDPVSKQEVMDILMELKEEIDTTFIIIEHDLNDLIEAIDRVIIMHEGSILYNGVPSEVFYAHFDELDSLGIRIPDHIRLAKYLLDTGHHSHSNPISKKEVNEWVKELLGSGELAFPHHQAELKNVNGECVAKLEGVNFSYQKGKQILYDINLKVQKGEFLAIVGHNGCGKSTLMKNLIGLLKPSQGSVMINNKNTKKHKVQDIILDIGYVFQNPDNQLFCNSVEEEVEFGLINRGYSKEVIEEQVELAIQTVGLQEKRRNHPFSLSRGERQRLAVATMLVSNPKIILLDEPTTGQDEQSLKALLTLMNKLINEKDATIIMITHDMEVVAQYASRVVVIDEGKIVLDGDPSEVFFKSCQKLHSLKLKPPIISQFSADLAVEGFPKVTNWNMFSSHIINSDRFGKKSII, encoded by the coding sequence ATGGCTGGCAATCCAATTGTGGATATAAAAGGACTCAGTTTTTCTTATCCAGGCACAGAAAAGAACGCACTGGCTGATATCAATCTGGAAATTAACAAGGGTGAATTTGTTCTTGTCTGCGGAACAAGCGGAAGCGGAAAGACGACTCTAGCGAAATGTCTGAACGGAATCATCCCCCACCTGGCTGAAGGGCAGGTATCAGGGAATATTGTCATCAATGGGAAGAACACTCAGCAAGTTCCGATGCATGACCTTGCCAGCGAGATCGGCATGGTCTTTCAGAATCCAGAGGATCAGATTTTCTCCATACGAGTGGAGGATGAAATTGCCTTTGGAGTGGAATGCCAGGGCTATCAGCAGGGAGTCATCCGTGAAAGAGTTCACTATGCACTGAAAAAACTGCGGCTCGAAAACATTAAAAAGCAAATTACCTTTTCATTATCCGGCGGTCAAAAGCAAAAAGTCTCCATTGCCAGCAACCTGGCTATGCTTCCGTCTATCCTTATATTAGATGATCCCACAACCGATCTGGATCCGGTCAGCAAGCAGGAAGTAATGGACATTCTCATGGAATTGAAAGAGGAAATCGATACAACCTTTATCATTATCGAACATGATTTAAACGATTTGATCGAAGCCATTGATAGAGTAATAATTATGCACGAGGGATCAATTCTTTATAATGGAGTACCGAGCGAAGTTTTTTATGCTCACTTTGATGAACTGGACTCACTCGGAATCAGAATACCGGACCATATCAGATTGGCTAAATACCTGCTCGATACAGGACATCATAGTCATTCTAATCCCATTTCTAAGAAAGAGGTTAATGAATGGGTAAAAGAACTGCTGGGATCTGGAGAATTAGCCTTTCCGCACCATCAGGCCGAATTAAAAAATGTGAACGGAGAGTGCGTGGCTAAGCTGGAAGGTGTAAATTTCAGCTATCAAAAGGGCAAACAGATTCTTTATGATATAAATCTTAAAGTGCAAAAAGGCGAGTTCCTGGCGATTGTCGGGCACAATGGCTGCGGAAAATCTACTTTAATGAAAAACTTAATTGGGCTGCTGAAGCCCAGTCAGGGTTCTGTCATGATTAATAATAAAAATACGAAAAAACATAAAGTGCAGGATATTATATTGGATATCGGCTATGTTTTTCAAAACCCTGACAATCAGCTTTTCTGCAATTCCGTAGAAGAGGAAGTGGAATTCGGTCTCATCAACCGGGGCTACAGCAAAGAAGTGATTGAAGAACAAGTAGAGCTGGCCATTCAAACAGTGGGGTTACAGGAGAAAAGAAGGAATCATCCTTTTTCACTCAGCAGAGGTGAAAGGCAGCGGCTGGCAGTAGCCACCATGCTTGTATCAAACCCCAAAATCATCCTCCTGGATGAACCGACTACCGGCCAGGATGAGCAGAGCCTAAAAGCTCTATTAACGCTAATGAATAAACTGATCAATGAAAAGGATGCTACGATTATCATGATTACACATGATATGGAGGTAGTTGCCCAATATGCAAGCCGGGTAGTGGTCATTGATGAGGGAAAAATCGTACTAGATGGGGATCCGA